GATGCGAGGCTCTGCCTTCTGCCAGGCGAACGGGCGGTAGCGCGCCGGCGGACGCTGGTTGCGCTGCAGCCACGACGGATAGGCGGTTTTGGCGATCTGGAACCCCTCGCGCGACCACGCCTCGTACTGGCCCGGGAGCAGGCGGCTCCGCAGGGGCCCGATCGGGTGCCGGCCGGTGATCCGCTCGGTGACGCTCGACACGTATTCCGCCTCGGTGCGGTCGGTGGGCCGCCACGGCAGGGCGATGCCCACCAATCCGTCCCAGTACGCGTGGAGGTTGCTGTACGGATACGGCCCCGCCAGCCGGAACGAGTTGGCGCCGCGGTCGCCCTCCGGGTCCTGGGCGGTGATGCGCGCGTTGTTGTGCATCGGCTGGTGTCCGTCGCCGATCAGGTGAAGCGCCCAGGCCAGGTCCACCGCCTTGGACGAGTCCGGCACGGCCGCGCTCCCCAGCGTTCCCGAAATCCGCTGCACCTGGTCGATCAGTAGCCCCGCCCGGGGGATGTCGGGCCGGTCGCGCGGCTGGCCGTTGGGGCCCACTTCCCAGAAGAGGTTGACGTAGTGCCAGTCGGAATGCGCGTAGACGAAGCCCGGATGGTCGCGGTCGCGGATCAGGTCGGGCCACACGGCGGCCCAGGTGAACCACTCTCGGTCGCGCTCGGCCTCGGTGCCCATCGTCGGCCGCAGCGCGGCGATTCCAGACCGCGGCGGGGCGGCGCGCAGGATCTGGATGGCCCGGGCGCGCGCGGCGGGCGTCATGTTCTCCCACGCGATCTGCGCCACCACGCGGTGCCCCAGCTCGTCCCACGCGTGCGCGGGCGTCGAGAACAGGGCGCTGATCGCCAGTGCAAGGGCCAGGATTCGTGCTTTCATCTTCACGTCTTCAGATGAGGTGACCACGGGAACCACGGTCGCGAAGTGCACCAACGTAACCGCGGCGGCCAAGCGGGGCGAGACACTGCAATCCGCGGGCAATCGGCATCGTCTGCTCCTGGACCGTCACACGGCGACGCTGACGGTCCCGCCCGCCGAGAGGACCGAGGCCCTGCCTGGCAACGTGCCGGGCGGGGCCTCCGTCATCTCCGGGCTGCCATACCGGGCGCCGTTGCTTCCCGTTAGATTTATGGATTC
This Longimicrobium sp. DNA region includes the following protein-coding sequences:
- a CDS encoding S1/P1 nuclease, whose amino-acid sequence is MKARILALALAISALFSTPAHAWDELGHRVVAQIAWENMTPAARARAIQILRAAPPRSGIAALRPTMGTEAERDREWFTWAAVWPDLIRDRDHPGFVYAHSDWHYVNLFWEVGPNGQPRDRPDIPRAGLLIDQVQRISGTLGSAAVPDSSKAVDLAWALHLIGDGHQPMHNNARITAQDPEGDRGANSFRLAGPYPYSNLHAYWDGLVGIALPWRPTDRTEAEYVSSVTERITGRHPIGPLRSRLLPGQYEAWSREGFQIAKTAYPSWLQRNQRPPARYRPFAWQKAEPRIAIAGYRLANYLNGTLGS